One window of Deltaproteobacteria bacterium genomic DNA carries:
- a CDS encoding DUF4190 domain-containing protein, whose amino-acid sequence MDPTPPIPVGQPAEPAEPVQPVQPVSSPPSAASTQPGQTSTKSIIALVCGILSLTCCGFISGIPAIFIGRAELQGIDAGQIPASNRTLAKVGLVLGIIGTILSCLGTLAYVILIALGISTGMMQNM is encoded by the coding sequence ATGGATCCAACACCCCCCATTCCCGTCGGGCAACCGGCTGAGCCGGCTGAGCCGGTTCAACCGGTTCAACCGGTTTCGTCGCCCCCCTCCGCGGCGTCGACGCAACCGGGGCAGACAAGCACAAAATCAATCATCGCGCTGGTTTGCGGCATTCTTTCACTCACCTGTTGCGGTTTCATCAGCGGCATACCGGCCATCTTTATCGGCCGCGCCGAACTGCAGGGGATAGACGCCGGCCAGATTCCGGCCTCCAACCGGACGCTGGCCAAGGTGGGGCTGGTTTTGGGGATCATCGGGACGATTCTTTCCTGTCTGGGAACCCTGGCGTATGTGATTCTTATCGCCCTGGGGATTTCCACCGGAATGATGCAAAATATGTAA
- a CDS encoding BON domain-containing protein, whose protein sequence is MNYRRFVFLLALSLAVILAGCSSTQMRRSLGETIDDAVITNKLKTKFLKDKMVKAFQIDIDTWKGVVSLRGRVESQDQIYRAIEITEQQAGVKEVKSYLVLRDAAEMAQPSSRKNRAVVEEKDVAEEKPVVKKEAASEKTAAPPADDAETESSGDSPDDFEDDGVPQVTPE, encoded by the coding sequence ATGAATTATCGCCGGTTCGTTTTTTTGCTTGCTTTGTCTCTTGCCGTCATTCTTGCCGGGTGTTCTTCCACCCAGATGCGCCGAAGTCTGGGCGAAACCATCGACGACGCGGTGATCACCAACAAACTCAAAACGAAATTCCTCAAGGATAAAATGGTGAAGGCCTTCCAGATCGATATCGACACCTGGAAGGGGGTGGTCAGCCTGCGCGGGAGGGTGGAATCGCAGGATCAAATCTACCGGGCCATCGAAATCACCGAACAGCAGGCTGGCGTCAAAGAGGTCAAATCGTATCTGGTGCTTCGCGACGCGGCAGAGATGGCACAACCCTCTTCCCGGAAAAACAGGGCTGTCGTTGAGGAAAAGGATGTTGCGGAGGAAAAGCCGGTGGTGAAAAAGGAGGCCGCTTCGGAAAAAACGGCCGCTCCGCCCGCCGATGATGCCGAAACGGAATCATCCGGGGACAGCCCGGATGATTTTGAGGATGACGGTGTTCCGCAGGTGACTCCGGAATAA
- a CDS encoding SHOCT domain-containing protein, with the protein MIKRYGLLLPVVFAFALPGLARADAEYIYRQRINWVKLDRASPKDVPLGSLKHPYTGLTVEQMEGMLLSVKISKRFLLKKEIDSADVFNSYEAKKYAPFIVEALAKATPDQVAHFSIIHKRPFFILRNDRLTMGNVWAADDGIHFQFQKLFAKITGDYEASAQMDKAIRNAKSLRVTLEAGEGQQLSYASATEIILDPGYDFVAQAYREQEEDRLAEEEEMKGKKAKKEAKKKKEESQDLSPAPTASRAAKNAPSSASGDVAARLRRLDALKKEKLITEQEYQQKRKEILSEI; encoded by the coding sequence ATGATAAAACGTTATGGCCTTCTTTTGCCGGTTGTGTTTGCTTTTGCCCTGCCGGGTCTCGCCCGCGCCGATGCGGAGTATATCTATCGCCAGCGGATCAACTGGGTGAAGCTCGACCGTGCCTCTCCCAAAGACGTTCCCCTTGGTTCGCTGAAGCATCCTTATACCGGGCTGACCGTGGAACAGATGGAGGGGATGCTGTTGTCGGTCAAGATTTCCAAACGTTTTCTTCTGAAAAAAGAAATCGATTCGGCGGACGTGTTCAACTCCTACGAGGCAAAAAAGTATGCGCCGTTCATTGTTGAGGCGCTGGCCAAGGCCACCCCCGACCAGGTCGCCCACTTTTCCATCATTCACAAACGCCCTTTTTTCATCCTGCGCAACGACCGCCTGACGATGGGCAACGTTTGGGCGGCCGATGACGGCATCCATTTCCAATTCCAGAAACTCTTTGCAAAAATCACCGGCGACTACGAGGCCTCGGCCCAGATGGACAAGGCCATTCGCAACGCCAAATCGCTTCGCGTGACCCTCGAGGCAGGCGAGGGACAGCAGTTGTCCTACGCCAGCGCCACCGAGATTATTCTCGATCCGGGCTACGATTTTGTTGCACAGGCCTATCGTGAGCAGGAGGAAGACAGGCTGGCGGAAGAAGAGGAGATGAAGGGCAAAAAGGCCAAAAAGGAGGCAAAAAAGAAGAAGGAGGAGTCTCAAGATCTCTCCCCCGCGCCAACGGCCTCACGGGCGGCGAAAAACGCGCCGTCATCCGCCTCCGGAGACGTTGCCGCTCGTTTGCGCCGGTTGGATGCGCTCAAGAAGGAAAAACTGATCACCGAGCAGGAATACCAGCAAAAACGCAAAGAAATCTTGTCGGAAATTTGA